TTAGTTATACTATCGGGACTGTGTCCTGGaatttgaaaatatatagaCTAAAGGTCGCCAACTTATGCAGTTAACATGGACAGATTACTATAATTTATCTAGTACAAGTTATTAATTCGTATTGCATGATCGGCAGCTCTATTCATGCACTTATTAACTGTGAATTATTGATAGTAAGATGGGTGTTATACTTTATGGGCAATATTTAGTTACGACAGTTTGCTGTCAAGTGCATAGGAATAAAATACGTGATCCAGAAGTGTTGTAAGCTTTGATGGGATTAACTCTTGATACTGGGTAGAGACAAGTTGGATTTCAGTATGCGCCTTTAGCATCCTCCTCCTCCATGGCAACCCCAACTGTTCGACATCTCAGCGTAGTGATTTATATAACGAGGTAACGCCAAAACACAAAATAAGGACGTCTAGTAATCTGACGGCATTGGAAATACATCATTACTATTTATACgttagtatatattgtcAGTTTCTTGGACAAATATTACGTGTCTCCAATCAATGAAACACCATTAAACAACTGTTGCATCTGATGACAGAGATATCATTGATCATTAGAATTCTATAATACGTAAATGATATCAAgataaaaatgatacaTGTAAACCACAAACTACAGTTACAATGCGATCACTGATAGAACACAAATTAACAATTGTTCCAACAATACATATACCCCTATGACAACAGTTGAATCGATCCAATCTGACTGCAACCACATCACGATGTTACAACTTCCTCAGCTGCCTTCTTCGCAAACAAGTTCCGAATTTTGTTCCTGAAGATGTAACATAAAATGCCTCCTATGGCAAGGACACCGATGACAATACCGGCAGACCACTTCGCATCAGGACTACCATTATCACTGCACTTCCAAATAGAAACACAGATAACAATTACTAAAACCAGTATAACACCGGCTATTATCATTGCTTTCTTGTTACCGAAGAATTTACTACCCACTCCTTTGGTCGAAGTATCTACCTTAGCTTCACCCTCAGGGGAATTGGCGCTGACGCCAAGGAAGTAGAAAATACCAATTAAGCCAACAAAGCAATCCATCTTGAGTATTGGAGAGTAACACAAATGTCAGATGAACAGTAATATCCCTTGACAGGAGTATAGGAATGCCTAAGGGCACCTTAATAAAGCTGAAACAATCGAATGATCAATATGACACAATGTTATTCTAATCTCTAAGAATATACTTTATATACAAACTATCGCACACATCCTGCCGAATACTGCAAGTGCGATGTGCCCGTCAAGAATAGGTAAGTCCCGATAACACTACAGaataaaaacacaaattAGATACCATGATAATGTAGCCCCTAAAAGAGTAATATATGGCGATTATGAATAGAACTATTTTTTTGAGAAACTATGTTAACCGATCCCCGAATGATACAATCTGGCCGGAGATAGCGATTAACATAGCATCTTATTTAAAGTCTAGAATAAGTTTAAGAAGACGTTAGATCATTGTTTCTATATGCCGTAGACCTTATTAATTACTAGCAGTGCCGTGGAGTATCGTCATACAGTACTACATCGACACTTAACGAATGTTAATGTATCTATGTGCCATATGGTAAGATATGTCTTGAGATCGATTCAACCACAGAGTTGCTGCATTTAATACTTCCAGGGTTCAGTTCTTATCAACCTTTTGATATGTTGTTACCTTTACTATATGTTCTATAGTCATGGCATTCTCATGTAGACAATGTTACAAGGTGCCATTTATCTAGATGCCATTATTCCTTTATAGTACGTCAGGTTAATGTCAACTGTTGACAACTAACTAAATCATCCTAGTAATCGCTTATTAGTGAAATATTTAAGTCGAAAGTCTTTGATTTGCGAATGTTAAACAATGTTCTGCATTACGAACAAACCAGTATGTTATAGTTAATAGCCACGATTACCTATCTAACACGACACGACAAACACTCATAATAGCCATAGTGGAAACGCTGTTTACAATTACAATTTCAAGACTACACCTACTCAACACTCAGAGACATCACATACTAAAtgacattatattaaatccATACATCTGGTATGGCACACTTCATTAGTGAAGTTAGATCAGCCCATGCTGATTAATGATAACACATTAATGGCGCTTAATGTGTATTACGCCCGAGAAGTTACATGTGTTACCGACCAAATATGCGATGGCTCACTAGGACAAATACTGTGCTCCTTGTACAACCACATTATTAAAATTCGGAATTCATTTCCATAAGGGTATGCTCCAGCTTACCCTTGACATTCTGGTCAAACGATTCCTTAAAGCTTACAAAGCCTTCTTCTATACCGATGAACAACCAGTATAGGAAACCATCCGTTACGCTCATTCCTTCAGTTGGCCATGGTTCTCCAGGCTTGTAAGCATCTCTTGTTGTTATAaattgttgtatataagCTTCCGATATATACTTGGTAATGTTCAAAACAAGAAGGTTTATACCTAAATTTACTGAAGACAAAGTGGAGCCATGTTGACATTTACATTCTTTACCTTCACTTGCACCATTTGAGGGCTTTGCATTCCCATCAATGGCTGCAGTGGATGAGTTGATTACTACTCTACCGGAAAAATAGAAGAGTACTGTTAGGAATCCTACAATCAGCGGCTTCATACGAACAAGCTTTGCTATTGACGACAACGGGTAGTGCATAATCACAATAAACATTATCCCTATGCCCAGATATGGAATGAAAAGGAGATATAGTAGGTAATAATAACGTTTGTCCTTTTCCCACTTGTCACTCAGTCCCGCATACCTAGCAAGGAACCATATACTTATACCAGAGATTGCATGAAAGATAGTGCACAGACTTTGAATTGGATATCTGTGTTCAAACGTTACCATCTCGAATGGAGAAATGAGGGGATAGACTACAAATATAAACCCATAGCCTACGGTACTAGCTGCCATCATAGGAAATGCGCCACAATATGCATCCCAAAATGAACAGTTGCCATCGCATTTCGAAGCTCCATTTCCACTGGTTGTTTGTGCGGTGCCCAAAGTTTGACCCACCTTGGTGTGAATATAATAACTCCACACGATGGCCACAATAAATGATAGAGTCAACATAACAACAATGTTCGTTAACACCAGCCAATAATTCACATCCTTACCAATCTTCTGCAGAATGAATATCGTGATACCATGCAAGAAGGCCACGAATATACCGGTACAGGATGCACCGAGGTCATatgatggtatgttatCCGATGAGATGTCGTAGATAATCATATCATCTATACCTGCTACGAAGTTAGCAACCACCAATGCCCAATAGTAAAGGACTACATTTGAATTACCTTCTCCCCAAGCAAACGCTTTCAGGATAACGACATTAACGGCGACAATAATCCAGGAAACCACAATGGAACAGTACCTTTGTATATTCTTTGTTTTTTCACCGTACGATTGGAAAGAAGTAAAAATAACCAAAACTCCTAATGCAGAgaacaaataaaatagTTCCATGGAATTATGACACATTCCAATAAATATTCCGACTGCATCAGGGCCATATCCGAACCGCTGCATGGCAAACGACGAACCCAGCAGGCACAAATTCAAAGGCTGCATCAAACTAAGACCTTTTAAAAAATTGGCAGCATAATCCAAAAAGTTCTTTTTGTTCTCTTCTGCCATATTGTTGAGCCCTTATCTCGTTGACCGCCTCTGAATACCCATCCCATAGGCATGGACTAGCTCTACATCATCAGTAACAGCGTATTAGCATTTACATTGAACTCAGTGGCACGTATTAAGCTGTACCCATGATCCAAATGCCTATATGGTGGCATGATCATTCAGACACGAGTTGGCATATGGCTACAAATGTGCACATTAGCCCGTACAGTAGCCTTTTAAGTGGACCGTAGAGTAATAGTctagttttggtgaatatTAGCTGCGAAACTTATATACCCTCCCTATTACTCCTTATAAGGGTCACCCCCTAGAAAGAGTTTATATGTAGTGAATTCTTCTTGTTAAATTAGCTTTTCACATGAACTCtgtagtatatattgttttataagATGTAATGTACATTATCTTgtattttggtatatgATGTGTACAAATGGGCTTGTGATATTCAATGGCTTCATGTTGTCGTTACACCCTCGCCACTGGTACGTATAAAGGTTATGATTTAATCATAATATTGAACGTAAATTGATTGGTTTGCTGCTTTCATTTGTATGGATAGTGCTTGTATATGTACCTATTTGACTGCTGTCACAATGTATGTCTATGGTATTGGATCCAATGAGTTACACAGATGGAAATCTGTTGTTGACACTAGTGATTACTATGAGCTTTACGTTATGTACTCTGAGTGATAGTTATCAATCCGATTCGCTTGCGACTTGTTCTGTCAGTACATGAAAGGGGTAATGTAGAAGGCATTACCATGGCTGGGAGAGTCCAGTCTTGAACCcctctatcaaatagaccaaccatgacaggtaggtcccaGCCATCAagggactcaactggccatactgctggccactcaGGGGGGATAAGTATGGACAGCACTTGTCGGTGCCACCACTAGCACTACTACAACCACATAAGGTCTTTAGTGAGCCTTCCATAACGCCGCTGTGGTTGCCATTGCAATCTCCATCTTTGTTCCATCCCTTGAGCGCTCCAACCAGGGAATACATATAACTACTACTATTCATTCTTAACCTTACATCCTCTAATTCTAATTTCAACTTCTTCGTAACTTCACCACTATTCTTTCCCCcaatatagactatatagtaatagaacccaaagaggtcacccagagtccgtggcaccgtgggagtgatacatgccagtagtctcagtagtaccactagggtgccatggcacttctctgggtcacagtagtactccaggagtagtgacagtgtcctGCCAGTGCAGTGTACAGGGTAAGTGCCAGGAGTGCCTGCTACAGGATGAGTCCATATATGACTagggtgggacgtaccttgTGCCGGTGGTGACAGATTCTCTGTCTTATGGGTACCCTGGGTTAAATCTGTATacaccatgagtcactgttGGTCACTAGGgctactgtggcgcccagggggCACGTAGTAtgtatagcactgttacgtacctttgaagtgaTTTGCCTTTTCTTGGGCATTGCCAGTGCTATTCCTATGGATAGTACTCTCTGATTGCCAACCCATAGGTACAGGGCAGTGCATAGGAGGTTTGCCGAAGTGGCCTGGACGAATATCATCTTTGGCTTCCATATGATCTGTAATTTCTGGGTAGGGGTCGTTTGCTCTGTCAGGGGTCCTTCCATATGTGGTTGGACAGTGTAATCCAGTTACTGAATCACAAAGGAATGCCATAAGTGGCGAGCCAGAACTGCCATTCGTCTTGCACTTGCAATCCTTCCCagcacctactacaccattactacatatatattccactCACCTGTACTGATCGCACTACACAGCCATGCTCCAGAACTCAACTTGACGTccttaccatacctacaactctgCCAGCCCAGCACTGTCTGCTCTACCACCCCCGTACTacactgcttccttaggaaatagagctggtagaagcagtggtagacatataccctaagttggtccaggcactgggcgggACTAATGTCCatctggaagccaaagagcccattggcatacatcccgtggagggggcctacaGAGAGTGTTAGTCAGTGACTGACTGCTActagggtacttaccaaacttggagacttccaggtggtaccctCTGTAGCAAACCTTTCCATCTTTGGTGAGTTTCTTATTTTCATCGCAATCCGTCTTTTCTTCTTTCTTTTTGCCATAATTGGAGCACTTGTTATCATCACCAGCAGCAACTCCACCcggacctactacaccataagtccacatgactacccctagggcactgttgcgccgaaggcgcccttatatcactgtctatatcactcaccTTGTGCTTGTGCCTCTGTCTTCACTTCCctttctatggtcccctggataccgatgagtaccagtgggcagtagccacaggcggccattaggtagtgggtaatcTTGTCCTTATGGAGCTCTGTTTTGTCATTTTTCTCATTATATAGTTCTATCTTATTCTTATCATCACTCCCATTGGTCACCTGATCCGTCTTTTCTTTCATCCTTGTTACCAATCCACAGTatccctgactatagggcaatgcacttagccagtataggatttccCGGATTGTTCGGGGTTTCCTGGGTGTATCGTCTTTCTTGGGATCACTAGGGGCCGGCTTTGCCGGCGACGTGATTCCCTTAGCCCCGGCACtgcctgccctgaagtacccactggccaggatgtgtagtaccaataAGGGATACTGTTCACATAATTTCTCAGTGGTACTGCTTTTGCCAGCACCCTGTGCTGCACCATAGATACTGCTATAGTAGTCAGCTACACTgtctgggtcacattggtactacagaggaGGTGGTACTTACTCTGAGTGGGTCCATTTCTTAGCTCCTGAAAAGCTCCATCCTTCTCTTTTGTCAACAACCCGTGCACAAACTGCCCCGTCTTATCACCTACtccaccataagtccacatgaccaccctaggcagtactcacctgtaccactcccattcaacctctccaggtcatagcccatggccgccatgaatgagccgagaccagCCTTGTCACCAGACTCTATATCGTGCAGCTTACTATCCTCCCATCTCTTACTCCCA
This is a stretch of genomic DNA from Babesia bovis T2Bo chromosome 1, whole genome shotgun sequence. It encodes these proteins:
- a CDS encoding putative integral membrane protein; this translates as MAEENKKNFLDYAANFLKGLSLMQPLNLCLLGSSFAMQRFGYGPDAVGIFIGMCHNSMELFYLFSALGVLVIFTSFQSYGEKTKNIQRYCSIVVSWIIVAVNVVILKAFAWGEGNSNVVLYYWALVVANFVAGIDDMIIYDISSDNIPSYDLGASCTGIFVAFLHGITIFILQKIGKDVNYWLVLTNIVVMLTLSFIVAIVWSYYIHTKVGQTLGTAQTTSGNGASKCDGNCSFWDAYCGAFPMMAASTVGYGFIFVVYPLISPFEMVTFEHRYPIQSLCTIFHAISGISIWFLARYAGLSDKWEKDKRYYYLLYLLFIPYLGIGIMFIVIMHYPLSSIAKLVRMKPLIVGFLTVLFYFSGRVVINSSTAAIDGNAKPSNGASEGKECKCQHGSTLSSVNLGINLLVLNITKYISEAYIQQFITTRDAYKPGEPWPTEGMSVTDGFLYWLFIGIEEGFVSFKESFDQNVKGKLEHTLMEMNSEF
- a CDS encoding variant erythrocyte surface antigen-1 beta subunit, whose product is MAAATSGWTPHSSLTVAPTNLKEAIDWVLRVTGKDGKSNKDPAKPATPPQFSCLCFLAKAVKDLLYDARSPESPGPTSERYWNELLLEQESDIVHPVLTDLGLLSGGSTSAARNTCSGGTEVIKALIDQLALGLQKWVGWQEGDTCCLKGTDGIGGKCTCAAGGVGAGCCGTGGGGSTTCHQCSKCGTSSAGTKCYLSAYCKKNGTASGSPSPPTEEYYWPTISSDPSKVHLLARIFLGSVCLIWSGLSQLGFLTGGGSKRWEDSKLHDIESGDKAGLGSFMAAMGYDLERLNGSGTGDKTGQFVHGLLTKEKDGAFQELRNGPTQNSVADYYSSIYGAAQGAGKSSTTEKLCEQYPLLVLHILASGYFRAGSAGAKGITSPAKPAPSDPKKDDTPRKPRTIREILYWLSALPYSQGYCGLVTRMKEKTDQVTNGSDDKNKIELYNEKNDKTELHKDKITHYLMAACGYCPLVLIGIQGTIEREVKTEAQAQGPGGVAAGDDNKCSNYGKKKEEKTDCDENKKLTKDGKVCYRGYHLEVSKFGPLHGMYANGLFGFQMDISPAQCLDQLRVYVYHCFYQLYFLRKQCSTGVVEQTVLGWQSCRYGKDVKLSSGAWLCSAISTGAGKDCKCKTNGSSGSPLMAFLCDSVTGLHCPTTYGRTPDRANDPYPEITDHMEAKDDIRPGHFGKPPMHCPVPMGWQSESTIHRNSTGNAQEKANHFKDLTQGTHKTENLSPPAQAGTPGTYPVHCTGRTLSLLLEYYCDPEKCHGTLVVLLRLLACITPTVPRTLGDLFGFYYYIVYIGGKNSGEVTKKLKLELEDVRLRMNSSSYMYSLVGALKGWNKDGDCNGNHSGVMEGSLKTLCGCSSASGGTDKCCPYLSPLSGQQYGQLSPLMAGTYLSWLVYLIEGFKTGLSQPW